Genomic window (Pseudovibrio brasiliensis):
GCCGCTGATCCGGTGCTCACCCGCATCCTGGCACGCATGAGCGGCCACGCACTGGTCAAACTCCCACGAGAAGCCGCCGAGCCCGACTGGATCGGCAACATGGGACTGCTCTCCAAAGAGTTCTCTGATGTGATCTCCCGCGTGGCCGAGTGCCTGAAGGATGATGGCAAAGTCTCTGCCGATGAAGTGAAGCGCCACCACCTGCGCAAGGAAATCGCAGAACTGATCAGCGTGGCCGTCAAGCTGGACAAAACCTGCGAGGCCATCGAGCGGGAGGCAGTCAAATGATCCAGTCCCCAACCATCCGGCGCAGAATTGTCCAGCACCACACCAACAATATGAGCCTGCGCACCATCGCTGGCATCTATGGCTGTTCAGAGGGCGATATTGAAGGGGTGATCAAGACAGAGACCGCCGAGCGGCTCATCCTGTCCGGCGTGCCTGTTCTCAACGGAGTGCCCTTGCATCCGGTGCAGAGCCTCACCGCGCATCTCACCCCGCAAATCCGCTTGTACAAGGCACTGCCAGAGGAGGTGCAGACCTTTGCAGCTGGCGTGGCCAAAACCTGCAAGGTGCCCATGGGCCGCCTGTTCACCTCAAACAGCAAACGCAAAAAAGATGTCTTCTGCCGAGGTTGCTTCTACTACGGCCTCAGCTGTCAGTTCCACTGGAACTACGAGCGCATCGCCACCGCCTCCGGCGTCAGCGTCCACGTCGTCTGCCGAGCCGTCAACCGCTACTGCAAACAGGTCGGCGCACCACGCCCGAGTGAGCTGGCAAACGCGAGGAGGGCAGTGGCGTGAGGGGGTTAGGCGGGTTGTGTTGGCTGGGAGAAATACTCCTCGTCTATAGGCGTTGTTTTATTTTGGTGAAAGTTAGGAAGTGTCGAGTATACACTATCGAGAACTCTAAGTCCGTCTATATTGGCATTCGAAAAGAGTCTGTAGTTCTTCTGATCTCTGCGTCTAGATCCTGCTACAGAAAATGCAGCATCCTTGAATACGCTATTTTGGAAAGAAGTTTCTCCCGTAATATTTACAATGTCTCTGAGCCAAGCATTGGAAAAATTACAACTCCAGAAATTCGCATCTTTAAAGTTGCAGCCTTTCATGTAAGCCTCGGAGAAATCAGCGTCTTTGATCCTACAGCCTTGGAAACTCGAGTAACTAAGGTCAACACCTTTGAGTTCGAGTTTTTCATGAACAATTTCCAGTTCGGAAAATTGCGCGCCGATCATTTCTGGTTTCCAGTCATTTTCATGCTCAAAATGAGCTGCTCGAAGTCGAGAGAAATACAGAATGGCTTCTTGCCCCAACCGTTTAGCTGCGTGAATTTGACGATCTGCGACGGCGTAAGAAAGCTCCTTATCCTTCTTTCTTATACTCGATCTAGGAGGCCCCACTTCTTCTCTGCTTTCTTTCTGCAAATCATACAGCGAGCTAACTTCTCGGCCAGTCAGTTGGATCAAACCGCAAAACTGCTTTTGCGCAAGCATGTAGTATTCTTTGGGAAACTCATTCGCCAGTTCAAACATAAGCGACAACCCTGCCAATCTGGGGGCGTAATCACTTTCTGTCATGAGTTGCGCAGCCTTCTCAAACCGATCCAGATTGTGCCCCTTCTCAATCAGTACAAGATTTTTGTTTGCAACTACCGTTTGGCGGTTCGCTATGTTTGCTTGCCTGTGGGCTGTGAAACTTCTCCAAACAACAAACGGAAAACCTACAACAGCCACGATACCAAGAAGGATGTTGCGCCAAATCTCCGCTCCAGGAACATCTTTGGGGAACCAAAAAATCAACGGATTGCTGGGGACGAGAATTGCGCAAAGGAAGCCGATTACAACCACACAGGCATAGATAAACGCCAGGTAGGGCTGATAGACCTCAAACCAATCAGTCTTTTCTTTCTGATCCATTTTTCTCAGCTCTCAAATCAGCATAAAGTAACAGCCTTGCACACTAGGCTGCGTATCTCTGAGTCTTCAACCAAAGGATGCTGGTCGTCCAATGACAATTGGAGGGCTGCTGCGTGATGGGGCAGGCGCTTAGAGCAGGATCAACTCTGCCTCACCCAGCTTATGAAGGCGGTGAGGAGGGTTATGGGGATCATGAGGATGTAGACCGCCAGAACCATTTGGGTGATGCTCAGCTGGTTGAGGGCCTCAATCTCGAAATCCGCCAGACTAACGCGGATGAGGGCGATGGCGGCGAACATTTGCACCTGAAAGAACAGGGTGACCAGCAGGGCTTTGAGTGGGCTGAAAACGGGGGCTATCTTTGTAGCCAGCCAGTAAACGATAACCGCCCCAACAATCCAGAGAAACCCGGCCAGAAACCAGTCCCGCAACGCGCCGCCCTGATAAATCAGATAACCGCCCAGGCTCCACAAATTACCCGCAAAAACAAACCCAAACCCACGCAGTTGTCCTGGCAGGTAGGAGCGGAAAGGTCTCGGTGGAACGGGGGGCAAGGTGGTCATCTAACTGTCTTCCGGCTCTTTGTCGGCAAGTTCCATTCGTCTCTTAATTTGCTCAAACTTTGCTTCGATAACCCCACTTGCACCTTTTCCGACAGACTGACAAATTTGCAGGAAGATGAGGGATGTTCCCATTGCCAGCACCCCAATAGCAACTTGCTCGACACCAGTGTCAGCCACAAAAGTAACAAAGCCTGTGACACCTCCCAAGACTTTCGTCGAAAGATCGTGGACACTACCGAAGTAAACAACGGCTTTGTGTTCATCCAATGCGATTTTGACGGCATCAAAGCAGCGGCTCTTGTCTTCGGGTGTAAGCCAGCCTTGTGTGAGGGCATCAAACCAACTCTCAATCGCATATGTTGCTTCACCATTCGCAACAAGTTGGCTTACGGCCTTTTCAAACAACTCTCCAATTTGATTTCCTTTCCCCCACAAAGGTATGGCAACGCTCTCAAGAATAATTTTCTCCTCACTACCATCAGTTTTCACGAACGAGATCGGTGTTGTCACTCGCATGATTTGATAGTTTTTAAGGAGGTCTCCGGGTTCCTCTGGAGAGCTGGCACGTGGGTCTACTGCGTAACTCTCGGAGAGAGCATGTGGTGTATCAGCAGGTGCAATTGCGCTTTCGGTCGCAGCTTCAGAGGATGCAGCTTCAGCAATGGCCTCTTTGGTTTCGTGTTTATTAGACGTGTGAAGGTTCTCTTCGCTGCCAAAAACCAGCGGAAATTTATCTACTCCCAGTACGCTCGGTTTTTGCTCAGGGCTTTGTTCATCATTCAAAACCGTTGTCTCGTCCGTAATTGCGTTTCTGAGCTGACTTTGTTGATAGATAGAGCCAACGAGATTTGTACCGCGCAAATCGGCGTTAGTCAGATTTGTATTGAGCAGATTGGTATCGGTCAAAATTGCGTTTCTGAGATCTGCATTACTAAAATTTGTCTCAGCGCATGTTGTGTTTTGGAGATTGGCAAATCTGAAGTTTGCGCCTTCAAAATTTGTTTCCGAAAGGTTGGCACCTTTAAGCCGTGCGCGGTTAAAATTTGCCTTTACGAAGTTACAGGAAACTATGCGGGCATTCTGCAACTTAGCCATACGAAATTTAGCTTCAGCTCCAGTACAATCTTCAAACACGGCGTTGGCCAATCGTGCTTGGGTAAAAACAGGCGAATGAAGTCTGCAATGCGAGAATGTCGTTGCTTCGAAGTTTGCTTTAGTAAAATCGACATCTTCAAAGGTCACATCATCAAACTCAGCCCGCCTCGCGTCTGCGTTGGTGAATTGAACCTGATGACTTCGCCCACCTCTAAATTGAAAAGCCTCCAAGTTAGCGCGCTCAAGGCAGACGTTTTCCAAAGAGACGTTCAAGAAAGTGGAGAAATCGAGATTGGCTTCACTCATGTCAGTTTTGACGAAGCTGGTCTGTATGAGCTCAGACTTGCTGATAATTGTTCGAACGAAAGACGCACCGGATATTATTGCTTTTTCAAAATTTGCATTACTCAAATCAATCCAAATATTCGTGAATCCTCCTTGAGTTTGCTCGACCCAAAAGTTCCACTGCGCTTCATCGTAGTCACGGAAATCCAATGTTTCGGGTGTAACAACCTGTCTACTAAACATCTACAAGCGCCTTCAAATCGATGTTCTTATTGCATCTGCAACCTATCCGCGATTCCAAGCTCGTTGACAACAGGTACAAATCAGGCCATGATTCCGCTCAGCTGGTGGTTTGCCAGTGAGCGCGTCACACAAAGGCGTGCGGGGATTGGCCTCCCTTCTGTACCCAAAGGCGCACGCTATGCGCCGCGGCATGTCTATGCCAGCGGCGTTTTGCTTTTATGGCTAGGCGGGCGGGAGCGCTCACGCGCGCCGTTTTCCTTTGGGACGGTAAGGCCAATCCTGCTCGTCTGGCCGCCAGAGATTGGCCTCTCTTGCGGTTGGATACATTCTGACCAAAGGAGATTTGCCATGGTAGTGCTGGCAAATAACGCGACACGTGCGTGCCGTGAGCTTCGAAATTCCCTTGAAAATATTGATTTAGCTGTGGCCCAGTTCGGCGCGCTTTTGCACGCCATGTCCGCGCTCGGCAACAACCTGCCTCCCCATCAGTGCGAGGCGGTGCAGTCCATTGTGACCCTGCAATCCCTTCTTCACACCCACCACAAAGAGATTTTCACCCACACCCAATCCGCGTGGCACTCCACCCGCACGCTTTTACCAACCCAAGGAGTTTCGGAATGCAACATCTGATCAAAATTGAAAATGGTAAGCCTGTAACTGACACTCTGGTGATTGCGGAGGTGTTTGGGCGGGAACATCGCGATGTATTGCGTAGCGTGCGAAGCCTGATTGATGACAACACAATAGGACTGCGAGAATTTGCGCAGTCCTCCTACCTAAACGCTCAGAACAAAGATCAACCGATGTATCAGCTGTCAGAAAGAGCAGCGTTGATTGCAATGCCGTTCATTGGTGGCCGCAAATCAAAGGAAGGGCAACGCAAGCTGGTTGATGCCTTTCTGGAATATCGGGATCGGCGCGCTTCCAGCAACTATGACCGCCCTCCGCAGGTCATCTCCATTGAAATGGAAATGGCTGTTGCAGAAGCGGCGGGACGGGTGCTTGCCATGTCTGACAGTTCAAAGCTCAAGATGATTGAAACCGTAGCCAACAACCATGGCTGCGCCACCAACATGCTGCCTGACTATGTTGATGAGAAGATCTGTCTGGCGCTCACAACTCTGCTGAAGGAAATCGGAGAAAGCCGCTCCGCCCGCGCCGTGAACAAGGTGCTGCTGGACCTTGGTATATTGGAGGAGCGCACCCGCACTTCCACCAGCGGCAAGGAAAAACGCTTCAAACTGCTGACAGAAAAGGGCCTGTCCTTCGGCAAAAACCAAGTCAGCCCTAACAACCCGCGCGAAACCCAACCTCTCTACTACATCTCCACCTTCAACGACCTGATGCAGCTGATTGAAGCTGCCGAGCGGGGAGAAGCGGCATGACAACGATTACTACTCGCTATGGCCGGACATGGGATCTCCTTAACCCTCAAGCTTGCGCTGTAAGCTTTTGGGAGATTGCCGAGGTTCTTGCCCGTATCCCTCGTTTCAATGGGCATACACAGCTGCCGTATTCGGTTGCTCAGCATTGCTGTCTGGCACACGACCACGTGTGTGAGGAGGATCATCCAGAGCTGCGTTTGCTGGCTTTGCTCCATGATGCTCATGAGGCGTATATTGGCGATATTGTTACACCAGTAAAGAAAGCGCTGAACACTCTGATTGACGAGGACCAGTTGGAGGTTTGGCTGGAGACTCTGAAGGTCATTCACGATTACGCCATTCGCAAAGCTGCGGGGATTGGCTGCGTTGGTTCGCTTGACGATCTGAAGCGCGTGAAAGAGGTAGATACGAAACTGCTTCTCAACGAGCAGTGCCAGCTTATGCATGCATCTCCGTCATGGGATGAAAGTGAGCCCGATATTGCCATTAAGCCTTGGGGGGAAGAGCTTGCTGCTGCAGAGTTTCTGGAGCGGCTCTATGCAAACTCTATTTATCAGAAAAAGCTTTTAAATGACGGCAACTTATCTCATCGCCAATTTCTCGGTGAAATTGAAACAAGATTGCTTGGGAGCGGCATAGACACGTCTGAAGCACGAAGATTGAGCGAACTCTATCTGCTGCTGTTCCTGGCAGAGGAGGGATGTGAGTTTGGAGCGCCGGAAAGACGTTGGGATGCAAACTTCGCTGCAGGCATTTTTTATGCGGGTAAACGGAGGCATGCTGCATGACCCTCAACATTGCTCTGAACAAAGCGCCCAAAAACAAGATTTTAGATCATCCTTGCAGGGCGCAGGATTGGCTTGAATGGAGAGCTCGGGAGTGCCGGGCTTCTAAGCGCGGTCCGCCACCATAGTTTTCGTCAATTCGGTTCAGCGCGAGTTGTTTTAACGCCTGAACCTTCGAAATCGCAGATCACTGATCAACTTCAACCATCCTTCTTTTAAAGACGAGGGAGCGGATAGATGAACTCAACCCGAAATTTAGAAATTCAGTCAGACAGCTGCCTGTCACCACGAGATCGCGTTGTTGAGAGGATTGGGAAATGACTACAGCAGATAAACGCAAATGGTCTTATGTGCCCATTGGTATCTATGGGGATCCCGAATTGTCTCCTCGCGATAAAGAAGTAATGGGTGTGCTTTGCAGCTCTACCAATAGATTTGGGGTCTGTTGCCGATCAATGGTGCAGATTGCAGAGCTGCTACGTGTTGGCCGAACAACTGTGCATCGCGCCATTCATAAGTTGATGAAAGCAGGTTGGCTGGAGCGGTCTGGCGGCAAACGCAAGAACGGCGGTGACTGCTCTTTCACCTACCGTGTTATCCATAAGGATTTACCGGAAGACGATCAGGATGATTTGCCTGAACCAGACCTTGAGAAAGAGGCTGTTCGCCTTGAGGAAAACTGCTTCAAAAACGGACAGACCCTGTCCGCTCAGGCGGACACCTATTATAACGAATTAAATATAACGATTGATGATGAACAAGTGGCTGCGAGTGGGGTGAATGAGGAGAAAACTGATGTGTCCTCTCCAGCGAAACCGCATGCGGATGGTTCGTTTAAACGCTATGCAAACGAGGTTGTAAGCACACTGGCACGGTTGAAGCCGGGGCTGGATGTGGGACGAATGGCTGGCGGCATAAACCCGATTATGGGCTGGTTTACGGTCGGTTGTAACCTTGATCTGGATGTGAAACCGGCGCTTGCGATCGTGTTGGAACGCGCCCCCGCGCTGCCGAACAGTTTGAACTATTTCACAAAAGCTGTTGTTTCTGCGATGAAATCCCGCGAGGAACTCTCACAAATCAATCCAAGCTACCAGAATTTTGGCGCACAAGCCGCTGCTAAGCGAATGAAAGAACGAAATGCTTCTCGAGAACGGTGCAATGCTGCAATTGACGAGTTGAGCGCAGAGTTTGCAGCGGGAGGCGCGCTATGAACGCACCCCAATCTCATCCAGTTTTGCAGCATTTTGCGAACGAGCTGAGGGGAACTTTTAGCAGAACCACCGGCAGTTCAGACAAGGCCTACTTCGCAGACCTTTGCAAAAACTTGGAGGGTTTTGATCCGGAAATCCTGAGTGAAGCTGCTTGGCGGTTGATGCGCCGAGCGAAAACTCAGACATGGCCATTGCCCGGCGTCTGCCTTGATGCCTGCGAAGCCGTGGCGCGAGAACGCTCAGTAGTAAAAAAACGCGAAAGGCACTCCAGTGAAGGGCGGTGGGGGCTGCCCGAGGAGGCTGCTCTGCGGATTCTGGTGCGTTCGGACGCAAGTCTGGCACTCAAAGCTGTGGAGGGCGAATGGCATGGCGGCTTGGTAGACTTCATCAAGCGCCATCACCGAATGCCTACAGAAGCCGAGATTGAGCGTGTGGTGGTGGATTGTGAAGCCCGCAAGCGCAATCAGGCACGGGAAGAAGAGGCTGAGTTACGTGCGGTGTTTGGCAAGAACTGGGGCGGCAAAGAACTGCCTGCCAGAAATCCTCGCAAAATCATGTGGAATGCATTTAAGGCGCGGCGGGATCGCTATGCCGAGAAAATCAGCGAAGCAGTGCTTACTGTTGGCCCGATGGAAGGAGAAAGCAATGTCTGAACAGAAGTTTCCCGTTGAGTTTGATCGCTCTGTGACGCTTTCAGAAAAGGAAGCAATAGCTGCACAAAAGCTTGCTCTGCTTCTGGCTGGTTTGGGAGCAGTGAAGGATGAAAAACGCGATTGGCTGGCAGTCTCTACGCCACAACCTACACCACAACTGCATGCCCTGACCTTGATGCTTAGTTGCGAAACTGCCCTAGTTGTACTGGGTTTTGCTAAGGGTGAGAGTGTGGAGGAGATCGGGGCTTGTCATACTCTTGGTGCTTCGCGGAAAGAGGTGCTTGATGCACTTCACGCTGGTTTGGTGCTTGCGCATGAGGTGCTGATTGAGTGTGCGAGTGATGCAGCTGTGCCTCATCGTATGGCGAAGCTTCAGGATTACATCGGTCGAATCCAGATCGCGGCTTAAGGTGAGGGTGTCATATGGCTCAATCAATTACATCATCACCTCATTACACGGCGCGGGTTAAGGCGGAACTTGAGCACCGATCTGCTGTACGTGTGATTGATCTGGTCAGTCTGCTGGAGTGGACCTATGCCACACAGCGGGCGCATATGGACGATTTGAAACAGGACGAGGCACGCCACCTGAGTTCGCGTAGGTCCATGCCCGGTCTGGAGCAGTACTTGACCCTTGGCACCTTCGTGGATGGCGGTGGTCGCTCAAGTGTGGATCTGCACCCGGATGCGCAGGCAATTCATGACACGGTGATGCAGTTTGCACGCCAGTCAGATGATTGCGCTTTTGCTGCGGGTTTGCTGATCTACTACGGCAGCAAGCGGATGCAGCCGGAAATGCCAGCTGTTTCGGGGCGCAAGCTTCAGGAAAAGCGTAATCGGACTGGGCGCACGGTGATGAGCTATTGGCAGGCAGATGGAGAGGAGCTCTTTGTGCGTCCGGGCACGAAGCTGGCTAAGCCTGACGGCTATGATGGCCCGGGCTGCCGGGTGGGGCAGGCCT
Coding sequences:
- a CDS encoding pentapeptide repeat-containing protein, whose amino-acid sequence is MFSRQVVTPETLDFRDYDEAQWNFWVEQTQGGFTNIWIDLSNANFEKAIISGASFVRTIISKSELIQTSFVKTDMSEANLDFSTFLNVSLENVCLERANLEAFQFRGGRSHQVQFTNADARRAEFDDVTFEDVDFTKANFEATTFSHCRLHSPVFTQARLANAVFEDCTGAEAKFRMAKLQNARIVSCNFVKANFNRARLKGANLSETNFEGANFRFANLQNTTCAETNFSNADLRNAILTDTNLLNTNLTNADLRGTNLVGSIYQQSQLRNAITDETTVLNDEQSPEQKPSVLGVDKFPLVFGSEENLHTSNKHETKEAIAEAASSEAATESAIAPADTPHALSESYAVDPRASSPEEPGDLLKNYQIMRVTTPISFVKTDGSEEKIILESVAIPLWGKGNQIGELFEKAVSQLVANGEATYAIESWFDALTQGWLTPEDKSRCFDAVKIALDEHKAVVYFGSVHDLSTKVLGGVTGFVTFVADTGVEQVAIGVLAMGTSLIFLQICQSVGKGASGVIEAKFEQIKRRMELADKEPEDS
- a CDS encoding Rha family transcriptional regulator — protein: MQHLIKIENGKPVTDTLVIAEVFGREHRDVLRSVRSLIDDNTIGLREFAQSSYLNAQNKDQPMYQLSERAALIAMPFIGGRKSKEGQRKLVDAFLEYRDRRASSNYDRPPQVISIEMEMAVAEAAGRVLAMSDSSKLKMIETVANNHGCATNMLPDYVDEKICLALTTLLKEIGESRSARAVNKVLLDLGILEERTRTSTSGKEKRFKLLTEKGLSFGKNQVSPNNPRETQPLYYISTFNDLMQLIEAAERGEAA
- a CDS encoding pentapeptide repeat-containing protein; this encodes MDQKEKTDWFEVYQPYLAFIYACVVVIGFLCAILVPSNPLIFWFPKDVPGAEIWRNILLGIVAVVGFPFVVWRSFTAHRQANIANRQTVVANKNLVLIEKGHNLDRFEKAAQLMTESDYAPRLAGLSLMFELANEFPKEYYMLAQKQFCGLIQLTGREVSSLYDLQKESREEVGPPRSSIRKKDKELSYAVADRQIHAAKRLGQEAILYFSRLRAAHFEHENDWKPEMIGAQFSELEIVHEKLELKGVDLSYSSFQGCRIKDADFSEAYMKGCNFKDANFWSCNFSNAWLRDIVNITGETSFQNSVFKDAAFSVAGSRRRDQKNYRLFSNANIDGLRVLDSVYSTLPNFHQNKTTPIDEEYFSQPTQPA
- a CDS encoding helix-turn-helix domain-containing protein encodes the protein MTTADKRKWSYVPIGIYGDPELSPRDKEVMGVLCSSTNRFGVCCRSMVQIAELLRVGRTTVHRAIHKLMKAGWLERSGGKRKNGGDCSFTYRVIHKDLPEDDQDDLPEPDLEKEAVRLEENCFKNGQTLSAQADTYYNELNITIDDEQVAASGVNEEKTDVSSPAKPHADGSFKRYANEVVSTLARLKPGLDVGRMAGGINPIMGWFTVGCNLDLDVKPALAIVLERAPALPNSLNYFTKAVVSAMKSREELSQINPSYQNFGAQAAAKRMKERNASRERCNAAIDELSAEFAAGGAL